The Neovison vison isolate M4711 chromosome 13, ASM_NN_V1, whole genome shotgun sequence genome includes a region encoding these proteins:
- the TGM7 gene encoding protein-glutamine gamma-glutamyltransferase Z, with protein sequence MDQMAALELRSVDLQSSRNNKEHHTQEMGLRRLIVRRGQSFGLQLHFNRPFHFGTDYLTFVAETGPAPKELLGTRATFSLTQARKGNVWSAFDFTIDTNSLLVSLFTPANAVIGPYTLKLEISQGQSHSVVHPLGTFILLFNPWNAEDDVYLPSEILLQEYIMMDYGFVYKGHERFITAWPWNYGQFEEDIIDICFEILNKSLYFLENPSKDYSQRNDPVYICRVVSAMINSNDDSGVLQGNWGEDYSRGVSPLEWNGSVAILRQWSARGRQPVKYGQCWVFAAVMCTVMRCLGVPTRVVSNFRSAHNMDGNLTIDTYYDQNAEMLPTRKRDKIWNFHVWNECWMIRKDLPPGYNGWQVLDPTPQQTSSGLFCCGPASVKAIREGEVHLPYDTPFVYAEVNADEVIWLFGNGQAQEILVHNTSSIGKEISTKMVGSDQRQNITSSYKYPEGSPEERSVFMKASRKMLAPRRASSPFLDLLGSGGPEDQPAQLQLHLARTPEWGQDLMLTLRAWRVPDRVHSRGSISLAVRFSAQALLHQGGTREPLWRQTVHLNLDFGKEIQLPLLLPYDNYRNKLTDEKLIRVSGIAKVEDTGRSMLVLKDISLEPPHLSIEVSRRAEVGKALRVHITLTNTLTVALSNCTMVLEGSGLIDGQISKNIGTLVAGHTIQIQVDLYPIKTGRRQLQVLISSKEIKEIKGYRDIFVAASRAS encoded by the exons TGGCAGCCTTGGAGCTCAGGTCTGTGGATCTGCAAAGCTCGAGGAACAACAAAGAGCATCACACCCAGGAGATGGGCCTGAGGCGGCTCATTGTGCGACGGGGCCAGTCCTTTGGGCTCCAACTACATTTCAACCGACCCTTTCACTTTGGGACAGACTATCTCACCTTTGTGGCCGAGACTG GACCGGCGCCCAAGGAGTTGCTGGGAACCCGAGCCACCTTCTCTCTCACCCAGGCTCGAAAAGGAAATGTCTGGAGCGCCTTTGACTTCACCATTGACACCAACTCGCTCTTAGTCTCCCTTTTCACGCCAGCCAACGCAGTCATTGGTCCCTACACTCTGAAGCTAGAGATCTCccagggtcagagtcacagtgtGGTTCACCCACTGGGGACTTTCATCCTGCTTTTTAACCCTTGGAATGCAG AGGACGATGTCTACCTGCCAAGTGAAATACTGCTACAGGAGTATATCATGATGGACTATGGCTTTGTTTACAAGGGTCATGAAAGATTCATCACCGCCTGGCCCTGGAACTATGGGCAG TTTGAAGAGGACATCATAGATATCTGCTTTGAGATCTTGAACAAGAGCCTGTACTTCTTAGAGAACCCGTCCAAAGACTACTCTCAGCGGAACGACCCAGTGTACATCTGCAGGGTGGTGAGCGCCATG ATCAACAGCAATGATGACAGCGGTGTGCTGCAGGGGAACTGGGGAGAGGACTACTCCAGGGGGGTCAGCCCGCTGGAATGGAATGGCAGCGTAGCCATCCTGCGGCAGTGGTCAGCCAGGGGCAGGCAGCCTGTGAAGTATGGGCAGTGCTGGGTCTTTGCAGCTGTAATGTGCACAG TAATGAGATGTTTAGGTGTTCCAACCCGTGTGGTTTCCAATTTTCGTTCTGCACACAACATGGATGGGAACTTAACCATTGACACCTACTATGACCAAAATGCAGAGATGCTGCCAACTCGGAAGCGAGACAAAATATG GAATTTCCACGTCTGGAATGAGTGCTGGATGATCCGGAAAGATCTCCCTCCAGGATACAATGGTTGGCAGGTTCTGGACCCCACTCCCCAGCAAACCAGCAGCG GGCTGTTCTGCTGCGGCCCTGCCTCTGTGAAGGCCATCAGGGAAGGGGAGGTCCACCTGCCCTATGACACCCCATTTGTGTATGCCGAGGTGAATGCTGATGAAGTTATTTGGCTCTTTGGGAATGGCCAGGCCCAGGAAATCCTGGTCCATAACACCAGCTCCATCGGGAAGGAAATCAGCACCAAGATGGTAGGGTCAGATCAGCGCCAGAACATTACCAGCTCCTACAAGTATCCAGAAG GATCCCCTGAGGAGCGATCTGTGTTCATGAAAGCTTCCCGGAAAATGCTGGCCCCAAGAAGGGCCTCTTCCCCTTTCCTAGAtctgctgggctctgggggccCTGAGGACCAGCCTGCACAGCTGCAGCTTCACCTGGCCAGGACCCCCGAGTGGGGCCAGGACCTGATGCTGACACTGCGTGCCTGGAGGGTGCCAGACAGAGTCCACTCCCGGGGATCCATCAGCCTGGCGGTGCGCTTCAGCGCCCAGGCCCTGTTGCACCAGGGTGGAACCCGGGAGCCTCTCTGGAGGCAAACAGTGCACTTGAACCTGGATTTTGGGAAGG AGATACAGTTGCCGCTCTTGCTACCCTACGACAATTACAGAAACAAGCTGACAGATGAGAAACTGATCCGGGTGTCTGGCATTGCCAAGGTGGAGGATACAGGGAGGTCCATGCTGGTCCTAAAAGACATCTCTCTGGAGCCTCCTCACTTGTCTATTGAG GTGTCTAGAAGGGCTGAGGTGGGCAAGGCACTGAGGGTCCACATCACACTCACCAATACCCTGACAGTGGCTCTGAGTAACTGCACCATGGTCCTAGAGGGAAGTGGCCTCATCGATGGGCAGATATCCAAGAA CATTGGGACGCTGGTGGCTGGACATACCATCCAAATTCAAGTGGACCTCTACCCCATCAAAACTGGGCGCCGCCAGCTGCAAGTCCTTATTAGCAGCAAAGAGATCAAGGAGATCAAGGGCTACA